GAAGAACCGCTGACCCAGAGCAGTAATGCCGAATTGGTTACCGGCCCCAAGCCAGCGCAGGAGCCACTTGCTCCGGGGCGCATGCGCTTCCAGGTAAGCATCGGTCAGGTTGAACAGGATATCGGTGAACAGCAACGCCTTGCCCGTCGTCAGGGGGAGTTCATATACCAGTTCCTGGGGACGAATGCCGTTTGGGGTGTGGCAAATAATGCCGTAATCAGGCAGCCATTCTTCCGCGATCGCATCGACCGCCACTACTTCTTCCACATAGGGCTTAGCGACGGCTGGAGCTACTACCGCTAACTGGGGATAACGGCGTTTGTAGATGGCCGCGTCAATCCGATGGATGCGGTTCGGCACGATCATGATGGTCGGAGTCCCGAGAGATTCCAGGTGTTTCAGGCTAGCCTCATCTAGGGCGATCGCGCTATGAATTAGCAAACATCCATCGGGGAGTCGATAAATTACCATCTCCCTGGGCGTCGGCCTCAGCACCCCGATAACGTGCCACAACCCGGACACCAGTTCAGTTATGGGACTGTGGGGCAATACATGGGCGGCCCATGCCTCGGCCAAACTATCTCCACACCCGTTGTCGATAAAGGGGTTTCTGCCCCGCATGAGTGACATTTTTCAAGCATATTGATTCAGGCTCTTGCGATTTAATTCAGCATTTCGGCAAGGCAGGCGTACAATGGCGATTAACTCTCTATCCTGACAATCGTCGCGTCAATTTCTACTAGCTGGTTTTCATGGCCCAGCAGAAAAACTCCTAGCAGCGTTGCAGGCGGCACAGCGTTATCAAACCACTCTGCAACAGCCTGCCACGCATTGGTAAGATTTGCATGGTCACCAACCACGTATATTTTTAGTTGCCGAATGTCGCGATCGCTAAACCCATACAAATTCATCAAGGTGCGCAGGTTTTTTAGGCACTGACTGGCCTGGGCGTGGGGACTGCCAATGCCGACTAAATTGCCCTCAATACCATGAGGTACCTGCCCGGCAACAAATAGCTGATTGCCAACCGGCTGAGCGTATTGGTAACCAGGGGTGACAGCTAGTCCTGCCTGGATTTCAAGAGTATTCATAAAAACCTTCTTCGAGATAAATAGGGAGAACTTGAACAAGTCTTTCCAGTCGATTGAGTCATAGCCAAGCAACAATTGAATCGCCTGCTCAGGGATG
This portion of the Halomicronema hongdechloris C2206 genome encodes:
- a CDS encoding RidA family protein — encoded protein: MLLGYDSIDWKDLFKFSLFISKKVFMNTLEIQAGLAVTPGYQYAQPVGNQLFVAGQVPHGIEGNLVGIGSPHAQASQCLKNLRTLMNLYGFSDRDIRQLKIYVVGDHANLTNAWQAVAEWFDNAVPPATLLGVFLLGHENQLVEIDATIVRIES